The Niallia alba genome includes a window with the following:
- a CDS encoding IS110 family RNA-guided transposase gives MEAMIERCAGLDVHQETVVACVLFGSLDKKPNKEIQTFPTTTSGLLALSDWLSSHKITDAVMESTGVYWKPVWNVIECDFQLILANAQHVKNVPGRKTDVKDAEWLAKLLRSGLIEKNFVPPKEIRDLRDLTRYRKKLIHTRTSERNRIHKILQDANIKLTSVLSDIFGVTGCRIIEALINGEKIGVFELQQMVDSRVKASTTDIAEALNGGIRKHHIDMLRFHWDHINHIDETIEKVVERIDQALIPYQEECELLDTIPGVDKNASAIFIAEMGVDMSVFKSSKHLASWAGVSPGNYESAGKKKTGKTQYGNKSLRTTAVECSMATDRQYNRISAHRKRIMKRQGKSKARIASAHLILTIAYNILKTRQPYQELGPDYVDLEQSKEQKMIQYLKRKGYRIEPTNEQIA, from the coding sequence ATGGAAGCTATGATTGAACGGTGTGCAGGCCTAGATGTACACCAAGAAACAGTAGTTGCTTGTGTTTTATTTGGTTCATTAGATAAAAAACCAAATAAAGAGATTCAAACCTTTCCAACAACCACAAGTGGCCTTTTGGCACTTAGCGACTGGCTATCCTCACACAAAATAACGGATGCTGTAATGGAAAGTACCGGTGTATATTGGAAGCCCGTTTGGAATGTTATAGAATGTGACTTCCAATTAATCCTCGCCAATGCCCAACATGTTAAAAATGTTCCCGGAAGGAAAACAGACGTAAAAGATGCGGAGTGGTTAGCTAAACTTTTGCGTTCTGGACTAATTGAAAAAAATTTTGTACCGCCCAAAGAAATTCGTGATTTGCGAGATTTAACCCGGTATCGTAAAAAACTCATCCATACACGAACTTCTGAGCGCAATCGAATCCACAAAATTCTACAGGATGCAAATATTAAACTAACTTCTGTTTTATCTGACATTTTTGGTGTCACTGGTTGTCGCATTATTGAAGCCCTAATAAACGGCGAAAAAATAGGTGTGTTTGAACTTCAACAAATGGTTGATTCAAGAGTTAAGGCGAGCACAACAGATATTGCAGAAGCCCTTAACGGTGGAATACGTAAACATCATATTGATATGTTACGTTTCCATTGGGACCATATCAATCACATCGATGAAACAATCGAAAAAGTAGTTGAACGCATAGACCAAGCGCTTATTCCTTATCAAGAGGAGTGCGAACTACTAGATACCATACCGGGTGTGGATAAAAATGCATCCGCAATCTTTATAGCTGAAATGGGTGTAGACATGTCAGTATTTAAAAGTTCTAAACATCTAGCCTCATGGGCTGGAGTGAGTCCAGGAAATTATGAGAGTGCCGGTAAAAAAAAAACAGGTAAAACTCAGTACGGAAACAAATCATTAAGAACCACCGCTGTTGAATGTTCCATGGCTACAGATAGACAGTATAATCGCATATCTGCACATAGAAAAAGAATTATGAAACGACAAGGAAAATCGAAAGCACGGATCGCTTCCGCTCATTTAATCCTAACAATTGCTTACAATATTTTAAAAACAAGGCAACCATATCAGGAACTAGGCCCTGATTATGTTGATCTCGAACAAAGTAAAGAACAAAAAATGATTCAATACTTAAAAAGGAAAGGGTATCGTATTGAACCCACTAATGAACAAATTGCTTAA
- a CDS encoding YitT family protein, producing MKLREYVYVLIGSAIVALSFNLFLLPNNIASGGVSGISTITKAMFAWEPAYVQWAFNIPLFILGVLLLGKSFGVKTLVGTVFLPFVVYLSRGLEPWTNEPLLAALYGGIGIGLGIGIVFRGKASTGGTDLAAQIINKFTGISLGKCVALIDGIIVITASIVFSIEQGLYALIALFVTSKTIDLVQVGFGSSKMTLIITDKQEEVREGILNKIDRGVTRLTAHGGYTDSERPILMCVVDQSQFIKLKQLVKSIDETAFVVVTDASEVLGRGFK from the coding sequence ATGAAATTGCGCGAGTATGTTTATGTGCTAATAGGGTCGGCAATTGTCGCTTTATCATTTAATTTGTTTTTATTACCTAACAATATTGCCTCTGGCGGAGTAAGTGGTATTAGCACGATTACAAAGGCAATGTTTGCGTGGGAACCAGCCTATGTGCAATGGGCATTTAATATTCCATTATTTATTTTAGGCGTCCTTTTATTAGGAAAGAGCTTCGGAGTGAAGACGTTAGTGGGTACCGTATTTTTACCATTTGTTGTGTACCTTTCAAGAGGGTTAGAGCCATGGACAAATGAACCATTACTAGCTGCCCTTTATGGTGGAATAGGGATTGGACTTGGCATAGGAATTGTTTTTAGAGGGAAAGCATCTACTGGTGGAACAGACCTAGCTGCTCAGATCATCAATAAATTTACAGGTATTTCGTTAGGCAAATGTGTCGCATTAATTGATGGGATTATTGTTATTACTGCTTCTATCGTATTTAGTATTGAACAAGGTCTTTATGCATTAATTGCTTTATTTGTAACGAGTAAAACAATCGATCTTGTTCAAGTAGGATTTGGAAGTTCAAAAATGACTTTGATTATTACCGATAAACAAGAAGAAGTAAGGGAAGGTATTTTAAATAAGATTGACCGTGGTGTAACAAGATTAACTGCACACGGTGGCTATACTGATTCAGAAAGACCAATCTTAATGTGTGTCGTAGATCAGTCGCAATTTATAAAGCTAAAACAATTAGTGAAGTCTATCGATGAAACAGCATTTGTTGTTGTAACAGATGCCTCAGAGGTTCTTGGGAGAGGTTTTAAATAA
- the bacA gene encoding undecaprenyl-diphosphate phosphatase — protein MEIIIAIILGIVEGLTEFAPVSSTGHLILVAHLLEFTGEKAKTFEIIIQLGSILAVVFVFWRRILSILGIKKWQKGEEVGTLSIFHIAIGIIPFGIGGVLFYDFIKEVLFRSGTVVITLIIGGLLMLAAEKWKPHKPTAETLDQVTYRQAFAVGMFQCFALVPGFSRSGATLSGGLLAGMSHKTASEFTFIMAIPIMAAATGKDLFESWNYLTPQDLPLFLTGFFTAFIVALLAIKFFLQLINKIKLAPFAYYRFGLAFLFWIFIL, from the coding sequence ATGGAGATTATCATTGCTATTATATTAGGAATAGTAGAAGGATTAACTGAGTTTGCTCCAGTTTCATCAACTGGCCATCTCATTTTAGTTGCGCATTTATTAGAATTCACAGGGGAGAAAGCCAAAACGTTTGAAATTATTATCCAATTAGGAAGTATTCTTGCGGTAGTCTTTGTTTTTTGGAGACGAATTTTAAGTATTCTAGGAATAAAAAAGTGGCAGAAGGGGGAAGAGGTTGGGACATTAAGCATTTTTCATATTGCCATTGGAATTATTCCCTTTGGGATAGGAGGCGTCCTATTTTATGATTTTATTAAGGAAGTACTTTTTCGATCAGGAACGGTTGTAATTACGCTTATTATCGGGGGTTTATTGATGCTGGCAGCAGAGAAATGGAAACCGCACAAGCCTACAGCAGAAACCTTAGATCAAGTTACTTATCGACAAGCATTTGCAGTTGGAATGTTTCAGTGCTTTGCATTGGTACCTGGCTTTTCCCGTTCTGGGGCAACTTTATCTGGTGGTTTGCTCGCTGGAATGAGCCACAAAACAGCATCGGAATTTACTTTTATTATGGCAATTCCGATCATGGCAGCTGCGACTGGTAAGGATTTGTTCGAAAGCTGGAACTATTTAACTCCACAAGACCTTCCTCTTTTCCTGACTGGTTTTTTCACTGCTTTTATTGTTGCATTATTAGCTATTAAGTTTTTCTTGCAGCTAATCAACAAAATCAAGTTGGCTCCTTTTGCTTATTATCGATTCGGACTTGCCTTCCTCTTTTGGATTTTTATTTTATAG
- a CDS encoding DUF6044 family protein — MNYLKRERTFFYIAIVIVLLWVLPYFVLNEDAHMRVHDNLDSNLGWYEVMKDNGIAFSPLHTPVEQIMNGEFSRDTYYSEYYAMVFLFQLFPPVIAYGLSQAITHFVAFLGMYLLLKKYVMKEEHKNAYLITIGVALAFSLTPYWPSGMLSILGMPLALWSMMNIKKGERNWKDAAVLTIIPFFSTFVIGFFYFLAAMGMFWLYDCIKNRKGNWAFFIAIIYMIFIYLAIDYRLVFSMIAPLSDELTNRDVFYQSKLNFVQTLKLVVKNYVISHNQDRTIHQFIILPLTLHGLIIVLLKKTWKENKLYVGLHLLNIVLSTWYAFWFFEGWQPLKEKFGILTSFNFARFHYLRPMIIYTLFALTLKMIWKNGHFGRKLVSVLIIGQLLILVPTNEQIMYKNQPSYKEYFAEEQFADIKEFIGKPLDQYRVVSIGIHPNVAQYNGMYTLDSYSNIYPLTYKLQFRKIIEPELNKNKALRNYYDDWGGRCYIFVDELGKYYQYSKQSDKEINHLQLNVEALKEMGGQYILSALPINNAEETNLEFMKDFESKESNWHIYLYKAM, encoded by the coding sequence ATGAATTATTTAAAGAGAGAAAGAACGTTTTTTTATATAGCAATTGTAATTGTTTTACTGTGGGTACTGCCTTATTTTGTGCTAAATGAAGATGCTCATATGCGAGTACATGACAATCTAGATTCTAACTTGGGATGGTATGAAGTAATGAAAGATAACGGAATTGCCTTCTCTCCGTTACATACACCAGTGGAACAAATTATGAATGGGGAATTTTCGAGAGACACTTATTATTCCGAGTATTATGCGATGGTCTTCCTATTTCAACTATTCCCTCCTGTCATTGCATATGGACTTAGTCAAGCAATTACTCACTTTGTTGCATTTTTAGGGATGTATTTATTATTGAAAAAATATGTGATGAAAGAGGAGCATAAAAATGCTTATCTGATTACAATTGGCGTTGCGCTAGCCTTTAGCTTAACACCGTATTGGCCGTCAGGAATGCTCAGCATTCTTGGAATGCCCCTTGCCTTATGGAGTATGATGAATATTAAAAAGGGAGAAAGAAACTGGAAGGATGCAGCTGTTTTAACGATCATTCCCTTCTTTTCAACCTTTGTTATTGGCTTTTTCTATTTCCTTGCAGCGATGGGAATGTTTTGGCTATACGACTGTATCAAGAACAGAAAAGGAAATTGGGCATTCTTTATCGCCATTATCTATATGATTTTTATTTATTTAGCAATCGATTATCGTCTTGTTTTTTCCATGATTGCACCACTATCGGATGAATTAACAAACAGAGATGTATTCTATCAATCGAAGCTAAATTTTGTGCAAACCTTGAAGCTTGTCGTGAAAAATTATGTGATCAGTCATAATCAAGATCGAACTATTCATCAATTTATTATTTTACCATTAACTTTACATGGTCTTATCATCGTTCTTTTGAAAAAAACGTGGAAGGAAAATAAATTATATGTAGGTCTTCATTTATTGAATATCGTCCTCTCGACATGGTATGCCTTTTGGTTTTTTGAAGGATGGCAGCCATTAAAAGAGAAGTTTGGTATTTTAACAAGCTTTAATTTTGCTAGATTTCATTATTTGCGACCGATGATTATCTATACTTTATTTGCGCTTACTTTGAAAATGATCTGGAAGAATGGCCATTTCGGTCGTAAGCTTGTCTCTGTGCTGATAATCGGTCAGTTACTAATTTTAGTGCCGACAAATGAACAGATCATGTATAAAAATCAACCAAGCTATAAAGAATACTTTGCTGAAGAGCAATTTGCAGACATTAAGGAATTTATCGGAAAGCCGCTGGATCAATATAGAGTAGTAAGTATCGGCATCCATCCAAATGTAGCACAGTATAATGGGATGTATACACTGGATTCCTATAGCAATATTTATCCATTAACATATAAGCTTCAATTTAGAAAAATAATCGAGCCAGAGCTTAACAAAAATAAAGCGTTAAGAAACTATTACGACGACTGGGGCGGTAGATGTTATATTTTTGTCGATGAATTGGGCAAGTACTATCAATATTCTAAGCAATCCGATAAAGAGATTAACCATTTACAGTTAAATGTAGAAGCATTGAAAGAGATGGGGGGACAATATATTCTATCTGCACTCCCAATCAATAATGCAGAAGAAACAAATCTTGAATTTATGAAGGATTTTGAATCGAAAGAAAGCAATTGGCATATTTATTTATATAAAGCCATGTGA
- a CDS encoding GtrA family protein: protein MKDKSFLIFLIVGLMNTFIGLSIIYLCLNILHFHYWTATFIGNAVGACVSYFLNKRFTFKSNADLGSSGLRFIAVILASYFLAYKAGLVIVEMLLSEMAFLSFYTDEIAVLFGSGFYTLLNYAGQKYFVFPKRYQENARSVK from the coding sequence ATGAAGGATAAATCGTTTCTTATATTCTTAATAGTTGGTCTTATGAATACTTTTATTGGTTTATCTATCATTTATTTATGCTTGAACATACTGCATTTCCATTATTGGACTGCAACGTTTATAGGAAATGCAGTAGGAGCATGTGTAAGTTATTTTCTAAATAAACGATTTACATTCAAAAGCAATGCGGATTTAGGAAGTAGTGGACTACGCTTCATCGCAGTCATTTTAGCCTCTTATTTTCTTGCTTATAAAGCAGGCTTGGTAATTGTGGAAATGCTGCTGAGTGAAATGGCCTTTTTATCTTTCTATACAGATGAAATTGCCGTTCTATTTGGAAGTGGCTTCTATACATTATTAAATTATGCAGGGCAGAAATATTTTGTTTTTCCGAAACGCTATCAAGAAAATGCTAGGAGCGTCAAATGA
- a CDS encoding glycosyltransferase family 2 protein translates to MQKTILTIAVPCFNEEEVFDQTMENLRTVLCDLMGENLISEQSQLLFIDDGSKDSTWEKIENATLFDPLVSGMKLSRNFGHQRALLAGLEEAVKFSDCVISIDADLQDDTGVIREFIIQYLQGNEIVYGVRSKRDTDTFFKRNTAQGFYRLMEKMGLSLVYNHADYRLLSKRAIEEMLRFKESNMFLRGVVPLLGFKSTKVYYERKARAAGESKYPFRKMIAFALDGITSFSVKPIRLITMLGFLFSVISVFAGIYALVQNFMGHTESGWTSLMISVWLLGGLMLMSIGLIGEYIGKIYEEVKQRPRYIIESNLCKKVGNKSKVHSR, encoded by the coding sequence ATGCAAAAAACAATATTAACCATTGCTGTACCTTGTTTTAATGAGGAAGAAGTTTTTGATCAGACAATGGAAAATTTACGAACCGTTTTGTGCGATTTAATGGGAGAAAATTTAATCAGTGAGCAAAGTCAATTACTGTTTATTGATGATGGCAGTAAAGATTCTACATGGGAGAAAATCGAAAATGCGACTTTGTTTGATCCGTTAGTAAGTGGAATGAAACTATCGAGAAATTTTGGCCATCAGCGTGCATTATTAGCTGGATTGGAAGAGGCAGTCAAATTTTCAGATTGTGTGATAAGTATCGATGCTGACCTTCAAGATGATACAGGCGTAATAAGAGAATTCATTATTCAGTATTTACAAGGCAATGAAATCGTCTATGGAGTAAGAAGCAAACGGGATACAGATACTTTTTTCAAAAGAAATACGGCCCAAGGCTTTTATCGATTAATGGAGAAAATGGGCTTGTCACTTGTTTATAATCATGCTGACTATCGATTATTAAGTAAAAGAGCAATCGAGGAAATGCTTCGGTTTAAAGAATCAAACATGTTTTTAAGAGGTGTTGTCCCTCTATTAGGCTTCAAATCTACAAAAGTTTATTATGAACGAAAGGCTAGAGCAGCAGGGGAATCAAAATATCCTTTCCGTAAAATGATTGCTTTTGCTTTAGATGGAATCACTTCTTTTAGTGTAAAACCAATCCGTCTTATTACGATGTTAGGTTTCTTATTTTCGGTGATTAGTGTATTTGCTGGTATCTATGCGTTAGTTCAGAACTTTATGGGGCATACAGAATCTGGATGGACATCTTTGATGATTTCTGTTTGGCTACTTGGTGGATTAATGCTTATGAGTATCGGTTTAATCGGAGAGTATATCGGAAAAATTTATGAGGAGGTTAAGCAGCGACCACGTTATATTATTGAAAGTAATTTATGCAAGAAAGTAGGAAATAAATCAAAGGTGCATTCTAGATGA
- the prfB gene encoding peptide chain release factor 2 (programmed frameshift), producing the protein MELADIRNELEKINVTLENFRGSLDLENKEARIAGLEDEMLHPDFWNDQQAAQAVISESNALKDQVHEFYQLVETFENLELTYELVKEEDDAELRAELEEELTELVDRLSQFELNLLLSGPYDKNNAILELHPGAGGTESQDWGSMLLRMYTRYAEKKGFKVETLDYLPGDEAGIKSVTLAIKGHNAYGYLKAEKGVHRLVRISPFDSSGRRHTSFVSCDVMPEFNDEIEIEVRTEDLKIDTYRASGAGGQHINTTDSAVRITHIPTGVVVSCQTERSQIKNRETAMKMLKAKLYQRKIEEQEEKLAEIRGEQKEIGWGSQIRSYVFHPYSMVKDHRTNTEVGNTQSVMDGDLDIFINAYLRSKINS; encoded by the exons ATGGAATTAGCAGATATTCGCAATGAGTTAGAAAAGATAAATGTAACACTAGAAAACTTTAGGGGGTCTCTT GACTTAGAGAACAAAGAGGCGCGTATTGCTGGGTTAGAAGATGAAATGCTTCATCCTGACTTCTGGAATGATCAGCAAGCAGCTCAAGCAGTAATTTCAGAAAGCAATGCATTAAAGGACCAGGTTCATGAATTCTACCAATTAGTAGAAACATTTGAGAACCTTGAATTAACTTACGAATTGGTGAAGGAAGAGGACGATGCTGAGCTTCGTGCGGAGTTGGAAGAGGAGCTTACGGAATTAGTTGATCGTTTAAGCCAGTTCGAATTAAATTTATTATTAAGTGGACCGTATGATAAAAATAATGCCATCTTGGAACTGCACCCAGGTGCGGGTGGTACAGAGTCTCAAGACTGGGGCAGCATGCTTCTGCGCATGTATACAAGATACGCAGAGAAAAAAGGGTTCAAAGTGGAGACCTTGGACTATTTACCAGGAGACGAAGCTGGTATTAAGAGTGTAACGTTAGCGATTAAAGGACATAACGCATATGGATACTTAAAAGCGGAAAAAGGGGTTCATCGCTTAGTGCGTATTTCACCATTTGACTCGTCTGGCCGCAGACACACAAGTTTCGTATCCTGTGATGTAATGCCTGAGTTTAACGATGAAATTGAAATCGAGGTTCGTACAGAAGATTTAAAAATTGATACGTATCGTGCTAGTGGAGCGGGTGGTCAGCATATTAATACAACCGATTCTGCTGTTCGTATTACGCATATTCCAACAGGCGTTGTTGTTTCCTGCCAGACAGAGCGTTCGCAAATTAAAAACAGAGAAACCGCAATGAAAATGTTGAAAGCAAAATTATATCAACGTAAAATCGAAGAACAAGAAGAAAAGCTTGCGGAAATCCGTGGAGAACAAAAGGAAATTGGTTGGGGAAGTCAAATCCGTTCTTATGTTTTCCATCCATATTCCATGGTTAAAGATCACCGCACGAATACAGAAGTTGGGAATACACAATCTGTCATGGATGGTGACCTTGATATCTTTATTAATGCTTATCTTCGTTCCAAAATTAATTCTTAA
- the secA gene encoding preprotein translocase subunit SecA codes for MLGILNKVFDQNKRDIKKLAKIADKIELLADETAALSDEQLKGKTEEFKARFQKGETLDDLLVEAFAVVREAAKRVLGLYPYHVQLMGGASLHDGNISEMKTGEGKTLTATMPVYLNALSGKGVHVVTVNEYLATRDAAEMGQLYNFLGLTVGLNLNGLSREDKQAAYSADITYGTNNEFGFDYLRDNMVLYHEQKVQKPLYYAVIDEVDSILIDEARTPLIISGSAQKSTQLYVRANIFVSSLKPEKDYTYDEKTKGVQLTEEGMSKAERVFQIENLFDVSNVAINHHITQALKAHASMHKDIDYVVQDGEIVIVDQFTGRLMKGRRYSDGLHQAIEAKENLEIQNESMTLATITFQNYFRMYEKLAGMTGTAKTEEEEFRNIYNMNVVVIPTNRDIVRDDRPDLIYASMDGKFRAVVEDIAERHKNGQPVLVGTVAIETSEIISKYLTKKGIPHNVLNAKNHEREAEIIATAGEQGSVTIATNMAGRGTDIKLGEGVKELGGLSVIGTERHESRRIDNQLRGRSGRQGDPGVTQFYLSMEDELMRRFGSDNMKNMMARLGMDDSQPIQSKMVSRAVESAQKRVEGNNFDSRKQLLQYDDVLRQQREIIYSQRNEVLTSENLRSIVEKMIKSSLERNVQAHTPDNADRESWDLQAIVDYVNGNLLNEGDVSVADLRGKESDEIVEFIFTKVLQSYDEKEEKLSPEQMREFEKVIVLRAVDSKWIDHIDQMDQLRQGIHLRAYGQIDPLREYQSEGFAMFEAMVIAIEEDVAKYIMKAEIRNNLEREEVAKGQAVNPKEEGGDKKPKKKPAVKQLDIGRNAPCFCGSGKKYKNCHGANL; via the coding sequence ATGCTTGGAATTTTAAATAAAGTATTTGATCAAAACAAACGCGATATTAAGAAATTAGCAAAAATTGCTGATAAGATTGAATTGCTTGCAGATGAAACTGCAGCATTATCGGACGAGCAATTAAAAGGAAAAACAGAAGAATTTAAAGCGCGTTTCCAAAAAGGGGAAACATTAGATGACTTATTGGTAGAAGCCTTTGCAGTAGTGAGAGAAGCTGCCAAGCGTGTACTTGGACTTTATCCATATCATGTACAGCTAATGGGGGGAGCATCCCTTCATGATGGAAATATTTCCGAGATGAAAACAGGGGAAGGTAAAACATTAACGGCAACAATGCCTGTTTACTTAAATGCCCTATCTGGTAAAGGAGTTCACGTTGTAACAGTCAACGAATATCTTGCTACTCGTGATGCCGCAGAAATGGGTCAATTATATAATTTCCTTGGATTAACAGTCGGACTTAACTTAAATGGTCTTTCTAGAGAGGATAAGCAAGCAGCTTATAGTGCCGATATCACATACGGAACAAATAATGAATTTGGTTTTGATTATTTGCGTGATAACATGGTTCTTTATCACGAGCAAAAGGTACAAAAACCATTGTATTATGCAGTAATCGATGAAGTCGATTCCATCTTAATTGATGAAGCTCGTACTCCACTTATCATTTCTGGTTCTGCACAAAAATCAACACAGCTTTATGTTCGTGCTAACATTTTTGTTAGCAGCCTAAAGCCAGAAAAAGATTATACCTATGATGAAAAAACAAAAGGTGTTCAATTAACAGAAGAAGGTATGTCAAAAGCAGAGCGTGTTTTCCAAATCGAAAACCTATTTGACGTTTCCAATGTTGCGATTAACCATCATATTACCCAAGCATTAAAAGCTCATGCTAGTATGCACAAGGATATAGACTATGTGGTTCAAGATGGCGAGATTGTCATTGTTGACCAATTTACAGGCCGTTTAATGAAAGGCCGCCGCTATAGTGATGGCTTGCATCAAGCAATTGAAGCGAAAGAAAACTTAGAAATTCAAAATGAAAGCATGACGCTTGCAACGATCACATTCCAAAACTATTTCCGTATGTATGAAAAACTTGCAGGGATGACTGGTACAGCAAAAACGGAAGAAGAGGAATTCCGCAATATTTATAATATGAACGTTGTTGTTATTCCAACAAACCGTGATATCGTTCGTGATGATCGTCCAGATTTAATCTATGCATCAATGGACGGGAAATTTAGAGCAGTCGTGGAAGATATTGCAGAGCGTCACAAAAACGGACAACCAGTACTTGTTGGTACTGTTGCAATTGAAACGTCTGAAATCATCTCGAAGTATTTAACGAAAAAGGGAATTCCGCATAATGTCTTGAATGCGAAAAACCATGAAAGAGAAGCGGAAATCATTGCAACTGCCGGGGAACAAGGTTCTGTGACCATTGCAACAAATATGGCTGGTCGTGGTACAGATATTAAACTTGGCGAAGGTGTTAAAGAATTAGGCGGTCTATCAGTTATCGGTACAGAGCGTCATGAAAGTAGACGTATTGATAACCAGCTTCGTGGTCGTTCTGGTCGTCAAGGAGATCCAGGGGTAACACAATTCTATCTATCCATGGAAGATGAATTGATGCGCCGTTTCGGTTCAGACAATATGAAAAATATGATGGCGAGACTGGGTATGGATGATTCCCAGCCTATCCAAAGTAAAATGGTATCCCGTGCTGTAGAATCTGCACAAAAACGTGTAGAAGGAAATAACTTCGATTCACGTAAGCAATTACTACAGTATGATGATGTTCTTCGTCAGCAACGTGAAATCATCTACTCACAGCGTAATGAAGTATTAACTTCTGAAAACTTGCGCTCTATTGTGGAAAAGATGATTAAATCATCATTAGAGAGAAATGTCCAAGCACATACTCCAGATAATGCAGACAGAGAAAGCTGGGATTTACAGGCTATCGTGGATTATGTAAATGGAAATCTTCTTAACGAAGGTGATGTAAGTGTAGCGGATCTTCGTGGAAAAGAAAGTGATGAAATCGTTGAATTCATTTTCACGAAAGTATTACAAAGCTATGATGAAAAAGAAGAGAAGCTTTCGCCTGAGCAAATGCGCGAATTTGAAAAAGTTATTGTTCTTCGTGCAGTTGATAGTAAGTGGATTGACCATATCGACCAAATGGATCAATTACGCCAAGGTATCCATCTTCGTGCATATGGACAAATCGATCCGCTTCGTGAATATCAATCAGAAGGATTTGCTATGTTTGAAGCAATGGTTATTGCCATTGAAGAAGACGTTGCAAAATATATCATGAAAGCAGAAATCCGCAATAATCTGGAAAGGGAAGAAGTGGCAAAAGGCCAAGCAGTAAACCCAAAAGAAGAAGGCGGCGACAAGAAACCAAAGAAAAAACCAGCAGTTAAGCAACTAGACATCGGACGTAATGCACCATGCTTCTGTGGCAGCGGAAAAAAATATAAAAATTGCCATGGCGCAAATTTATAA
- a CDS encoding DUF1028 domain-containing protein, which translates to MTFSIIGYDPQEKEWGIAVQSKFLGVGAVVPWAKAGVGAVATQSYANTSFGPEGLRLMEEGKSAEEALHTLLDKDPGREQRQVGFIDANGNAATFTGKECYNWAGGVTGPHFAAQGNILVDENTVQAMADIFQKTEGKLAERLLAALQAGQDAGGDSRGQQSAALLVVKESGGYGGFNDRYVDLRVEDHEEPIKELARIYQLQQLYFAPSKPENIISIEGKTQEELTTHLQRLNYLNENTTDVSTALKTYIHTENFEEREQPTGLIDLEVLEYMKKQK; encoded by the coding sequence ATGACATTTTCGATTATTGGCTATGATCCACAGGAAAAAGAATGGGGCATTGCTGTCCAGTCTAAATTTCTTGGCGTTGGTGCAGTTGTTCCTTGGGCAAAAGCAGGAGTGGGAGCCGTTGCGACGCAATCTTATGCAAATACGTCCTTTGGTCCAGAAGGCTTGCGTTTAATGGAAGAAGGAAAATCAGCAGAAGAAGCCTTGCATACACTATTAGACAAAGACCCAGGAAGAGAGCAAAGACAGGTTGGCTTTATTGATGCAAATGGGAATGCTGCAACTTTTACGGGAAAGGAATGTTATAACTGGGCTGGAGGGGTAACAGGTCCTCATTTTGCAGCACAGGGAAATATTCTTGTTGATGAAAATACAGTACAGGCAATGGCGGATATTTTTCAAAAAACAGAAGGGAAACTAGCAGAACGGCTACTTGCAGCATTGCAAGCAGGACAGGACGCTGGTGGTGATAGTAGAGGGCAGCAATCAGCAGCGCTGCTTGTTGTAAAAGAAAGTGGAGGATATGGTGGTTTTAATGATCGCTATGTTGACTTGCGGGTAGAAGATCACGAGGAGCCAATCAAAGAACTTGCACGCATCTATCAATTACAGCAACTCTATTTCGCCCCATCAAAGCCAGAGAATATTATTTCGATAGAAGGAAAGACGCAAGAAGAACTAACGACACACTTACAAAGATTAAACTATCTAAACGAAAATACAACAGACGTATCAACAGCGCTAAAAACATATATTCATACCGAAAACTTTGAAGAACGAGAGCAACCAACAGGACTCATCGATTTAGAAGTACTTGAGTATATGAAAAAACAGAAGTGA